A genomic segment from Juglans regia cultivar Chandler chromosome 14, Walnut 2.0, whole genome shotgun sequence encodes:
- the LOC108993961 gene encoding uncharacterized protein LOC108993961, producing MAIEKNSFKVSRFDPEFSPGSGETMSSDEDELQRRGSVVESDDDDEFDDADSGAGSDDFDLLELGETGAEFCQVGNQTCSIPLELYDLPGLEDILSVDVWNEFLTDEERLSLTKFLPDMDQETYMITLKEIFTGCNLHFGSPIKKLFDTLKGGLCEPRVALYREGLNFFQKRQHYHLLRNYQNNIISNLCQIRDAWLNCRGYSIEERLRVLNIMKSQKSLMYEKMEDFESDSSERGSDERLWSRNIKDRKVADKVGRHSASGVGPNLDIPSRGRSMTLEPEKYGKPNLKGKLKLAGSKPPSAKDLAGRNPSVYHGLDTNSGPYSSIAALPRQNKAVGYDSATAFRTRDQMRISDDSEEMTYGMGLRQDQNVPRGTVMEKSGILKVGKKRGLLRGDDLATESFMALPLSSKSDSVAFGRNRNSSQLSEVKAFTSKPPNMKTSYDFVKNSKYPENVQQFSVGVSSKGREVKANRVDSSDCAEPFWHKKAPGEAFAVDSSFRPDDWDAKSKKWKTGRESPDLHYRSLRTSSPQMNERYSLSELRAETSQEKIKGNFVQNGMKGNRMLMKSEDTESDSSEQFDDDEDTNPLLRSRSAFPIDVMEGSRSKLLQSGLEAKRPKFGKKNMKEIARDLDGTMHPSKKIGGFSNHGHVPEVENYSLMQKGKMRDTSPLHDSASRALGDGYISGVGKFNDDIYTKQVHKMGRNGKLRGEHVERLHMSSSKTRPSERKQKKRGVSHDYLHDDVVVEDDDPLGRQSIANDKGRSRFVKKGQGKEARLNDRNGRSEAPLLVCNSGIKKRKGKEDKTDMDDRDEDSDLQPDGPWQVDDSTPLKKKAKRKLDQDPGSSDMENSEPRVTEMVAVEMELETKPQKKQFTLITPTVHTGFSFSIIHLLSAVRLAMITPLPEDIEVGKPLEEQNKNHDSVDGIPALEKVDVNVLENGGQGNVPSLTVQEIVNRVRSNPGDPCILETQEPLQDLVRGVLKIFSSKTAPLGAKGWKALASYEKSTKSWSWIGPVSHSSSDHETIEEVTSPEAWSLPHKMLVKLVDSFANWLKSGQETLRQIGSLPEPPLALMQINLDEKERFRDLRAQKSLNTISPSSEEVRSYFRMEEVLRYSVPDRAFSYTAADGRKSIVAPLRRCGGKPTSKARDHFMLKRNRPPHVTILCLVRDAAARLPGSIGTRADVCTLIRDSQYIVEDVSDAQVNQVVSGALDRLHYERDPCVQFDGERKLWVYLHREREEEDFEDDGTSSTKKWKRQKKDAAEQSDQGAVTVAYHGTGDQTGYDLCSDLNVEPSRIDDEKGMELVENDVRQNVEDNVDMNHGSEHSDTHQSHPLWDDGLNSMREDKLICQENSTNDDFDDETFGREAG from the coding sequence ATGGCGATTGAAAAGAATAGCTTTAAAGTGTCGAGGTTTGATCCGGAGTTTTCACCTGGTAGTGGGGAGACTATGTCCAGTGATGAGGATGAGCTTCAACGGCGTGGCTCGGTGGTTGAATCAGATGACGATGATGAATTTGATGATGCAGATTCTGGGGCAGGGTCCGACGACTTTGATTTGTTGGAATTGGGAGAGACCGGGGCCGAGTTTTGCCAAGTTGGGAATCAGACTTGTAGCATTCCATTGGAGCTCTATGATCTTCCTGGTCTGGAGGATATTTTGTCCGTGGATGTGTGGAATGAGTTCTTGACTGATGAGGAGAGGTTAAGTCTCACCAAGTTTCTCCCGGACATGGACCAAGAGACGTATATGATTACTCTCAAAGAGATTTTTACAGGTTGCAATTTGCACTTTGGGAGCCCCATTAAGAAATTGTTCGACACATTGAAGGGAGGTTTGTGTGAGCCAAGGGTAGCTCTTTACCGGGAAGGTTTGAATTTCTTTCAGAAGCGGCAACACTACCATCTTTTGAggaattatcaaaataatattatcagtAACCTTTGTCAGATAAGGGATGCTTGGCTTAATTGTAGGGGATACAGTATTGAAGAGCGGCTCCGTGTTTTGAATATTATGAAAAGCCAGAAGAGTTTGATGTATGAGAAGATGGAGGATTTTGAGTCTGATTCATCAGAAAGAGGGTCGGATGAACGTTTGTGGAGCAGAAACATCAAGGACAGGAAAGTTGCAGATAAAGTGGGTCGTCATTCTGCTTCTGGAGTGGGCCCAAATCTGGACATACCTTCACGAGGACGGTCGATGACTTTGGAGCCAGAAAAATATGGAAAGCCAAATCTAAAAGGTAAATTGAAGTTGGCTGGGTCGAAGCCACCATCAGCTAAGGATTTAGCAGGCCGCAATCCTTCTGTTTACCATGGTTTAGATACAAATTCTGGGCCATACAGTTCAATAGCTGCTCTTCCTCGGCAGAATAAGGCTGTGGGATATGATTCAGCAACGGCATTCCGGACAAGGGATCAGATGAGAATCAGTGATGATTCTGAAGAAATGACATATGGAATGGGTCTCCGACAGGATCAAAATGTCCCACGTGGCACTGTGATGGAGAAATCTGGGATTTTAAAAGTAGGAAAGAAGCGTGGCCTTTTAAGAGGCGATGATTTAGCCACTGAGAGTTTTATGGCTCTGCCTTTGTCTTCAAAAAGTGATTCAGTTGCCTTTGGTAGGAACAGGAATTCAAGTCAGTTGTCAGAGGTGAAGGCATTCACTTCAAAGCCACCTAATATGAAAACCTCCTATGACTTTGTTAAAAATTCCAAGTATCCCGAGAATGTTCAGCAATTCTCAGTTGGGGTTTCATCTAAAGGCCGGGAAGTGAAAGCAAATAGAGTTGACTCATCAGATTGTGCTGAACCATTTTGGCATAAGAAGGCTCCAGGGGAGGCTTTTGCTGTTGATTCCTCATTTAGACCAGATGATTGGGATGCTAAAAGTAAAAAGTGGAAGACGGGGAGGGAGTCTCCTGATTTGCATTACAGATCACTTAGGACTTCGTCACCGCAGATGAATGAAAGATATTCACTGTCTGAGTTGAGAGCAGAAACATCACAAGAGAAGATTAAAGGTAATTTTGTGCAGAATGGAATGAAAGGTAATAGAATGTTGATGAAAAGTGAAGACACAGAATCAGACTCATCAGAGcaatttgatgatgatgaggatacCAATCCCTTGTTGAGAAGCAGGTCGGCTTTCCCAATTGATGTTATGGAAGGTTCTCGATCTAAGTTGTTGCAGTCTGGCCTAGAGGCTAAAAGGCCCaaatttgggaagaaaaatATGAAGGAGATTGCACGGGATCTTGATGGGACCATGCACCCTTCCAAGAAAATTGGTGGCTTTAGCAATCATGGCCATGTGCCAGAAGTAGAAAACTACTCTTTGATGCAGAAGGGTAAGATGCGGGATACCAGTCCCTTGCACGATTCTGCCTCTAGGGCTTTGGGAGACGGCTATATTTCAGGCGTGGGTAAATTTAATGATGATATTTATACGAAACAAGTACACAAAATGGGGAGGAATGGTAAGTTACGTGGGGAACATGTTGAAAGGTTACATATGTCCTCATCAAAGACCCGGCCTTCTGAGAGGAAGCAGAAAAAAAGAGGTGTTAGCCATGATTATTTGCATGACGATGTTGTTGTTGAGGATGATGATCCACTTGGTAGACAATCGATTGCCAATGATAAAGGGAGGAGTAGATTTGTGAAGAAAGGTCAGGGTAAAGAAGCACGTTTAAATGATCGCAATGGAAGATCTGAGGCTCCATTATTAGTTTGCAATTCAGGGATAAAGAAGCGGAAAGGAAAGGAGGATAAAACAGATATGGATGATAGAGATGAAGACAGTGATCTACAGCCTGATGGTCCATGGCAAGTTGATGATTCCACTCCtttgaagaagaaagcaaaAAGGAAACTGGACCAAGACCCTGGTAGTTCAGACATGGAAAACTCTGAGCCACGTGTTACAGAAATGGTAGCAGTGGAGATGGAGCTGGAAACCAAACCACAGAAAAAACAGTTTACCCTCATTACACCTACGGTTCATACGGGCTTCTCTTTTTCTATTATACATCTTCTTTCTGCAGTTCGCTTGGCAATGATTACTCCACTTCCAGAAGATATAGAGGTTGGCAAACCCCTAGAGGAGCAGAACAAAAATCATGACAGTGTTGATGGGATTCCTGCTCTTGAGAAGGTGGATGTCAATGTCTTAGAGAATGGTGGCCAAGGGAATGTGCCTTCTCTTACTGTTCAGGAGATTGTTAACCGTGTCAGGTCAAACCCTGGAGATCCTTGTATACTTGAGACTCAAGAGCCACTTCAGGATTTAGTGAGAGGAGTTCTGAAGATATTTTCATCGAAAACAGCACCTTTAGGAGCGAAAGGTTGGAAGGCACTTGCATCCTATGAAAAGTCTACAAAAAGTTGGTCCTGGATTGGTCCAGTTTCTCATAGTTCATCAGATCACGAGACTATTGAGGAGGTGACATCTCCTGAGGCTTGGAGTCTTCCTCACAAAATGCTGGTGAAGTTAGTTGATTCTTTTGCTAACTGGCTGAAAAGTGGTCAGGAGACACTTCGACAAATAGGGAGTCTCCCTGAACCGCCTCTGGCACTGATGCAGATCAACCTGGATGAGAAAGAAAGGTTCAGGGACCTGAGAGCTCAAAAGAGTCTTAACACCATTAGCCCAAGCTCTGAAGAAGTCCGTTCCTATTTTCGCATGGAGGAAGTTCTTAGGTATTCAGTTCCTGACAGGGCCTTCTCTTACACGGCAGCGGATGGTAGAAAATCCATTGTTGCTCCCTTGAGAAGGTGTGGTGGGAAGCCTACTTCGAAAGCTCGAGACCATTTTATGCTGAAACGTAATCGGCCACCGCATGTTACTATTCTTTGTCTTGTGAGAGATGCTGCTGCTAGATTGCCTGGAAGCATTGGTACCAGAGCAGATGTTTGTACGTTGATAAGAGATTCTCAATATATTGTGGAAGACGTGTCTGATGCACAAGTTAATCAAGTTGTTAGTGGGGCCCTGGACCGTTTGCATTATGAACGTGACCCTTGTGTGCAATTTGACGGTGAAAGGAAATTATGGGTTTATTTACATcgggaaagagaagaagaagattttgaagatgATGGTACTTCATCTACGAAGAAATGGAAGAGGCAGAAGAAAGATGCTGCTGAGCAATCGGACCAGGGTGCTGTGACGGTTGCATATCATGGGACTGGTGATCAGACTGGATATGATTTGTGCTCTGATCTCAATGTAGAGCCATCTCGTATTGATGACGAGAAGGGAATGGAACTTGTAGAAAATGATGTGAGACAAAATGTGGAGGATAATGTTGATATGAATCATGGATCTGAGCACAGTGACACTCATCAGAGTCATCCGCTTTGGGATGATGGCTTAAATTCTATGCGAGAAGACAAATTGATCTGTCAAGAAAATTCCacaaatgatgattttgatgatgaaACATTTGGGAGAGAGGCCGGTTGA